The segment CTCCATTAAATCGTTCATCGAAATATTTTGCGTATTATCTTCAATCTTATCGAGTTCGTCCTCTAAACTGTAGATAAGCGGAAAATAATTATCAACAATTTTATCCAGTATGTGATAAAACACATAATAGGGATCCCATTTTTCTGCATGCTGATGGGATAATAAATTGCTCCACACCTGCGTTACTTCGATTGTCGGTGAAAAATGAAAGGTGACAATTCCAGCATCACCAACAAACATATCAAGCTCTTCTTTTACGATTTCTTTCTCCTCAATACGCAAAATATGTGTGACATAAAAGGCATGATTTTCATAATAATCAAGCTTTGGTCGCTGTAAACGGTGAATGCAGTCCTCAACAGCAAGTGGATGAAAATGAAATGTTTCAGTAAGATGTCTGATTTCATCCTCTGTCGGTTCACTAAAGTCAACCCAGTACCATTTAAACTTACCGATATCGACATTATTTAAGGAACTACTTCCTTCTAATTTATTTTCATATGTAATGCCAATAATCTGAATCAAAAAAAACAGCTCCTTTGTCTGAACAGTTCCCGTTATGCTTATCGTTCCCGACAGGTCGAATTTTCATGAAAGTTAATATTCGTTTTAGCTGATTTGCTGATCATAGAAAAGTATGATAAAAGGCGTAATTATGACTAAAGAAAAATGAACCTATTATAGAGATTTCTATAATAGGTTCATTTTTCTTTTGGTTAATGTTATAAGCTTGCGTTCTACAAAAAGCGAGTTTGTTCAATAGAACTTTGTTTAGTTAATAATCAGCCTATTTCATTGAATAATATGGTTAACACTTAAATAGCTGAAAAACACTGCTTGACAAAAAAACAGGAGTCCCCAAATAAAAGCGGGGATGATTTTTGTCATTTCGGCAAGGCTTGTTGCATCTCCGGCCCTTTTCGGCCTTTTAATGCTCAAATAAAGGATTGTAAAAGCACTTTTAATGGATTCAGCAAACAAAATACATGTAAGGAGCTGGAGTATATGAACCTTTAGCATTGCGCTTCCATAAATCGAAAGCCATAGAAAAACGCTGCTTGCACAAACAATCCAAATAAAACCATAAAGATTTCTAATCCACAAAACTAATGCTGTTAAGCACAAACCTACATAAATAAATAACAGCATACCATAAGCTCCTATTGTTATCATCCAAATAGAAAAGAAGGAGAACGCAGATGCAAACACATACCCTGACAGTGTTGTGATGAATCTTGAAAACCAATTAGCATGCATAGTAAAGGCGAGGCCCTCTGTATTTGCAAACAAGTGAATTTTTTTGACTTTTCCTCCACAAATAATCGCCATTACTCCATGCCCTATTTCATGGATCAATGTTTGAATGACCGCAACATATTTTCCTAGTATGGGGATATGCAGAAGAACGACTGCGGCAAGTAAATATATTAGAAAGCTAGTTAATGTCATGATTGCTCCTCCTATATTAATAATGTCTGTGTTTTCTGTAATAAGTTGTACTCCCTTTAGCATTATAGCCGCTGATTCTTAATAAATCCTAAAATCTTAATTATTTTTGTGATTTATAAGCACGATTCCTATTTTGATGCTTTGTCCAAGCAAACTAGCTTTAAGCCACATTTAATAATATGAATAGCATGCAGAAGCAAAGGAATGATGATATTGAATTTACAGGAACTAAAAGGGTCCTATGATTTACTGCTCGGAATTGGCAGCTGGTGTGGACCTTCCTTGAATTTAAGAAGGCATAATTTACGGAGATTTGCCTTTCCCCTTGATTGGATGGTTTCCAACTCAGTTTCAGATGTGACTCGGTTATTTAACAACAAGTTTCAAGGCTTTATGGAATTCTCGAATCTTGTCCAGACAGAAGGAAGTTCCAGCTCTCTTGATGATGGTGTTGCAGTTATGCCCGCACAAGGCGGAACAGAACCAGTTAATGCGCACTTTATTTACGATACCTTTTATAATATCACCTCTGTTCATGATTTCCCGATTGTCCCTAATCAAGATTGGTCTGTTCATTATCCGGCTTACAAGGAAAAGCTGCAAAAGCGTATCTCCAGCCTTTTTGAAAAGTTGGCAAGTAGCCCGAAAGTGTTGTTTGTAAGATGGGGATTTGCTACACAAGAAGAGGCAGAAGCACTTTATGATGCCATTTCACACTATCGTAATGGGCTTCCGTTTAATCTGTTAATTATGCAGCCGGTAAGCATACAAACTGTTAGCGATATGCATTGGTCACATCCAAGTATATGTGCTGTTCAAGTGCCTTTAGAGGAGCCTAATAATGACGCTATTTGGGACGAGGTATACAGCGGACTGTCTGTTACTAGTTACTGGTCATAAACAAAACAAAGCTTTATAGCGATACTGCTATAAGGCTTTGTTTTGTAATCCTTTTATTTTCTTCACTACTTCATTCCCTTTCTGTAACCATCCCTTTTTGAAACCAACACGCAACTATTCTCAGGATTACTAACATCATAAGACTGGAACAAAAGCCTAACAGCCAATTCCAATGCAAATATTCTACTAAGGAGGTTGTCCTTTCAACGACAACACTATATGTCGGAATGATGAGCCCAAATACCAAAAAGTGGACAATTACCCTTAATTTATTCGTTCCTTGCGGATAATGAAGGATAAATAGCATTCCTATAGTTGGAAAAATCATATAATGAAGCGAAAAACTTAAATCGGTGGCGAATGGAAATTCTCTATAGGGAAATTTGACGAGATGCAGTTTAATTTGAATGAATTCATAAACCCATGCAATGGACTGTGAGCACAGAAAAACCATTTGGGCTAGTCGTTTATTGCTTTTTCGGAAATAGCGAAATAATACTATAAGTGCAGCTGACCATAAAATGAGTAATATCCAAGCCTCTTTTTGCATGGTTTTCACCCTAATCCTTTTTTAAACCATTGATAATAAGTATGACTTAAAAATAATACAAATATAACACTTGAGTAGCTCCAATACCATTGCCATTGATGATATTCTACCAACTTTGTATAGCGTTCAAGCATAAATTCAATGGCAGTGAAAAAACCGGCAATCACAAGATAATATAATACTTGAAACAGAAGCTTTTTTGTTTCTGGGTAATGAAAATTAAAAAGTATGGCCGTTAATGGAAACAAAAAAAACTCAAAATATATACTCGACTTATAATCATGATTATCATCTGGGAGTAATTGAATGGGATATTCGATCCATTTCATTTCCACAACCAACAATCCTGTCGGCCATGTTATGAATTGGATAACCAGATATAAAATGAAGGCATCCCTCGCTTTTTCTTTCGGGATGAATCTCCATGCAATGATGATACTAATAACAAGTATGCTGGCTAAAATGAATCGATCCACCACCACCAAAAACAATCACCTCAAATGCTTTGCATACTGTTAGCTTACCCAATAAGTTAAAACCTAGTATCTTGTTTATCATAATACAAACCCCTGCATTAGCAGGGGTTCATAATTAACTTTTCTATTCTTTAAACAGCTGAGCCTATGATTCTCTAAATGCTTATTTAATCCGAATTGTTTGGCCAATACTAAGCTTTGTTGCGTTTACATTTGGATTAAGCTTCTCTAATGTTCCATGATCAATGTTCAATCTTTCTTCAATATCCCAAAGTGTATCTCCTGATTTAATTTTATAGGTTGAAACGGCTGCTTTTTTCTTTAAATTGAATGCTCTTTCAAGTCCTTTAACATGTCCTGCTGCAACGGCATTAAGAAATTCATCGTTTTTCAAAAGGGTTGCATCCTTGCGTGTGTCGATAAATAAGCTTTCTGTTAAAATGGCGTCCATATTAGACTCACGTAATACATGCAGATCGGATGCTTTTGTACCTCTGTCTACGATGTTGTAAGCTGCTAACTCATCCATAATAGCATTATGAATGGTCGCATGAATTTTGCCTGTTCTGCTTGAAATAGCAAGTGTATTGTAGCGGTAGTCCTCATACCCTGTTCCGCCGCCTGCATTGATATGAACCGATAATAAAAAGTCTGCATTCCAATTATTAGCAGCATTTGTACGTTGAGTGAGCGATAATGTTTTATCTGTCGTGCGGCTCATCCGCACCTCAACATCTTCATATCCTTGAAGCAAGCTTTGAATCTTTTTGGCGATTGTTAAAGTCAAATCCTTTTCCAGTAATCCATTTCCAACAGCTCCAGAATCAGTTCCACCATGCCCTGGATCAATAAAAATTTTTGTCATACTAACCATCTCCTTTATAGAACTAGTGAGTATGAACCGTCTAAAAGGTAAATATAGTTATAAAGACTCTTTCCTTTCATCGGTCAACTAATATCAGTGTATGGAGACCAGATGATTTTCGTGACAAATGGTAGTACTGACTTCTTGTCGGGAGAAATACAGTTGCTTACGGCATATATTTAGTTGAGTTAGAAAGTTAATTTTTTTCGACATTTAAACTTAAATAATTAATAAATACAATTGAACTGGACTTCATTTATTGTTCATTTGCTTCACTTTTTTGTTCCTCTTTTTTTATGTATGCATACAGAAAAGCTGTCACTGTTTGAATCACTAAGAATACCGGGATGGAATGAATGAGCTTGTAGCCGTTTTGTAATGTGATGATATGCAGGATCGTAAACACAAATTGGGCACCGATCCCGATACCAACCCACCCTATAATGTAAAGCAAGCTCATTACACCTCTTATCTTCAATACCTCATAAAAGTAATTAAAGCAGTAACCGAATGGAACAAACAACAGATAATAAACCAAATCAAACAGTTCAAAATGATTTGTATCATTGACCTTGTAGTAATCAAGCAGACCGCCACCAATACTGAAATCAAACAGAACACCAATGGTAAACCCCCACACAATGCTTAATACAGTCAATTCTGTTGATAATCTCTTAGGCAATATTGCCATGATGGCATAGGAAACACCGATAAAAATAAGCAATGCTATTTCATTCGTATCAAAAGTTCCAATTAGTTTCATGTCATATTACCCTCTTTTTGTATAGTTGCTACATAAAAATAATGGATGACTAAAACTGCACAAAAATACAGGACGAAATATAGATAGTCAAAAATAAGATTCCAATGCTTCATCTCTATAATGTCCCCTGCTAATGCAAGTAAAATAAACGCAAATAAACAGAAAGCACCACCAAAGGTGACAATGATTGTTTTTAGCTTCGTAGTGTTTGTCTGAATGATGTTTATATAGATAATTGCAGCTAGGGGAACGATGACACTGCGAAAAATCAAAAAAGATAGATAGTCTCCCGTACTTTTTGAGATGGATACTAAAATAAGCTCCTCGTAAATAATCCAATTCCAATGAATACTTATGACAAGCATAATTAAAAAAATAATCATATTTTCAGCTTTAGAAATTACTTTTGGTTGGATATAGAAGATGGCTGCAAACAGCCAAGCGAAACAGAAAAAAATAACAAAGAACATACTTCTCACCCACTAAGCATTTTTTTTAGCTTTTCCGCACCTTGCTTTTGCTATACAGCCACTAAGAAATTTCACCTATGCTTCCTCTCCTCCTATCAGACAAGCCCGAACAAATGGTTACAATTCAACATATTGTAATTAAGAGGACTAAGGAAGGTGTGATACGATGGATTGGAAAAAATATTTAATCATTGCAACTTCAGCTTTCTTTATTATTTTATTGGGAATCGGTGCATTCTTGTATTCAAATTCAAAGCCCGCAGCTGTCGCTGACAGTACTGATGCCACTGGCAATGTTTGCACAGAAAATCAGTCTGACCAACAAAACACAGAGCAAACCAGTGCAAACTTATCTGTTACGGATAACATTCAAAACAATGTAAGTGGTGAAGCGAAAGCAGACATTGAGAGTGCGATAAAAAACGAAGTAGACAATCAAGATGCAGAAATACAAAATAGTTTAACAAACTCTATCAGCAATCAAGCAGAAGTTACACTTACAAATAAACTAGAGAGTCTTTTAAATGGTACGCTGACTGGTTCTTTGAATAACAGCATTCATAATTTAGGTAACTGGCAACGGTCAAACTAAAAATTGAAAATAATCTAATTAATAACATCCAGCTTATGTTAATGTAGACGTGAGAAATGATAATACAACAACTGGCAAGCCTTTACAAACGGAGGATTCTAGTGAGGAGCAAGCTACTGAAGAAGAAGCAACTAATGAAAACAATAATTCCTCGGAAGAAAAGCCTGTTATATTTGGGGAATTGATTCAACTAGTGAAGCAACAAAAGAGTTTTATCAATGTGTTATCGAGAACTTAGGAAACCCAAAAGTTGTGGCACGCTATTTAGGTCATAATGTAGGCGTTTCAGCAGGCTTAACAAGTGGACAGATTGACTTATTTCATGAAAATGATGCAGATGTTTTGCTCATCCACAATGGCTTTAATGACGCTACAGGATATGACAATGGTGTAAATGAAGCAAAAGAGGTAATTGATCTGGCAAATGAACTAGGAGCACCCGATGGGGTTGCTATATTTGCAGATATAGAGCCAACATATCCTGTTGATGCTGCTTTTATTGAAGGCTGGTATGATGAAATAAAGGCGTATAATTTTGAGCCAGGCATCTATAGCGTTTTTGACAGTGGCAGTGACTTAGTGAATACGTTCTAACCAAGCGCTGAAAACAAACAGGAAATTAAGGATAACACATTTATTTGGTCAGCATCACCAAGTATTGGCGTATCAATGGAAGAAAATGCACCTGACTTTGATGTGGATGCACCAGAGGGCGCAATGGCATATGGCTGGCAGTATGGAATTGATGCAGAAACATGCAATATTGATACTAATTTGTTTGACAGCAAATTTAACAGACGTGTTGTGGAGTGCATAAAATAAACTGGCACGAAATAAAATCGTACAAGTTTTTTCTGCGTATTCCTAGCTTCGTATGTAATTAAAATACTCTCAACATTTTGGCTATTTTTAAAAAATGAATAGACTAATGAACGGAATTAATATAAGCTACGAAAGGTGCGTCTTTTCTCATAAAAGGAACAAAAAAATAGCTATAGAAATAGGCACTGTCTTTTCACATTAATTATCAACAATGATGTATGTGAGAAATATGGTCATTAGTCTTTAGATGCATGTGAATCACCTCACTTCTGACTATAATAAAGAAGTGAAATCGAAAAATAAGGGGGGGGAATATGAGAGTTTATTTAATTATGACACAAATTGTTTATGTGCTTTGCCTTATACCTTGGCTGCCTATTTGGGGTCTTTCATTCATGAGCTTTGACGGTGGTTTCAGCTTTTATAATATTTTATTTGTTCTTATTATTAGTTTATATCCAGTTGCCGTTATTGCTTGTACGATTCTTTCCTGGATATTCAGGAAAAAAAGAAAAACAGCAGCAATTATCATTAACCTGATACCGATGCTGTGGGTAGTTGGCTTAACACTCGTTTTATTTACATTTAGGTTCTCCTAAAAGGGTCTTGCTTAAGACCCTTTTTTTATGTATTTCCAGTTGCTTCGATTTAGTACTTCCTTCCAAACAACCTTAGCCCTTCATAAGGATAGTTAACACATTATTGTACATACTATCATTACAAATAGTTAGGGGAGGAAGACAATGAATAATTTCTTAGGAGCTATGCTGGCAAAAGCAAAAAATACCTTTATGCAGACAGCAGAATCTGTTCAAATTCAGCAAGAACCCACTGTTTCTGTCATAGAGCTAGCAGAATTTATTGAAAAACATGCAGATTCAAAAATGGTTAGCCAGTTTTTATTAGAAGACTTTTATTATTTTTATGAGTTACAGGCAGAAGGAATCAATTATTACTTAGAGAAAAAACGTGATTATATCCTGCAGCTGGATGCTTCCAAAGAGGATCAAATCCTTGTTTCCTATCGATCTTATCGCGATAAGGAACATATACAGAAGCTGTTTTCGTTTCCTTCCGCCCATAAGCAATGACCTATTAACACTGTTATCTGCGACGATGAGACCTTTTTTGCTTCGGACAATTCATATCTGTCCGCAATTTCATAAAGCCAGAAATAAGTCTTGCTGTACTGCCTTCATGCGTCCTTTCAGTCCTTTTACTTTGAACACATTCAATTAACTGCTTGTCACATCTGCAGCTAGAGCCGAATCGTGCTACACAGTCGTCATGCTGCTTGCAGCATGAATCCACATAGTTTATTGGTGCACCAGGACCACTGCAACCAGGTCCGCAATATCGATAGCCTCCTGGCAGGCAAAATCCTCTGTTTCGTTTCGTCCTTTTCATTTTTTCACCTTCCATAAAAGCTTCTATTAACATATTATGGATTTAGAGAATAAAAGTATGGTTTAAAACCTAAAACAAAAAAAATCACTTACGATTTGTTTGTATAGCCGTTTAGCGTACAAACATCATAAGTGATTGTTTTTTTATTGTTTTTGGAAAATAGTAGATATAATTTTGTTTGTTGACATGGAGCTGTCAATTTTATATGAGCCTGGTTTCAAGTATTTTTCGACGCCTTTTTTCTCTACTTCTTTAGAGAATTCAAAGCCGCTCATTTTGATGATGTCAGCATCCTTCAATGCATTACCAACATCAATACTTGTCATTCCGTTTGATACGTAAATTGCAGTGCGGTACACTACATCACCATTGCTCTCTTTGCTTTCACTTGCTTTTTCTTCAGCAGCATCGACTTTTTTCTGCCAATCTGATTCTGCTTTCTCAGCAGCTTCCTTTGTTTGAACTACATATCCTGAGGATGAAAGTATATTTTGCATCTCTTCGACAGTCGGTGTTGTTTCAACACCTTCTGTGCTCTCCTCTGTTGCAGTCGTGTTTGTAGCTGTAGTTTCTGCTGCTTTTGGTGCATCTTCTTTTGTGACAAAATAAGCAACGCTGCTGACTGATGCTGCTAATAGTAAACCTGCTGCAAAACTGCTGATGATACTAGGCTTCATTTACAACAGGTCTCCTTTCGTCCTTCTCCATAATAAAAGGAGCAAGCATTTTTTCCACTTGTTCTACTGGAAGCTTCTTTTGGCCAGCAATACTTTCAATAGAATATTTGCGACGATGCAAATCTAAAACTTCTCTTAATTTAACGCGATCAGCTGAAGATAAACGTACGCCAGTTTCTTTTTCAATAATCTCTATATCGAGCTCTAGATTGCGCACTTGTGTTTGCAGCTGTGTCAATTCTTCTGTCACAGAAAGGTGAATCATATCGATTTCTCTTTGTTCTGCTTTAGCTGTTCTTCGGCTTCTGATTGTTGAAGCAATCAACAGCAATAGTGCTGCACCAAATAAAATGGCTAATGTCCATTCCATTACTATCAGATCCTCCCTCTTGTTAGAATCTACTATTCTAAAAGTCTATTATACATGCTTTTCTGATATTTTTCGATTATATTCTACAAAATTCCTCCGTTAGTAAGATAAGATTATCCAATAAAAAGGAATTCAAGCTTGATATATAGGTATTTTCAACCTGCGCATATGGATAAAAAAGGATATTTATAGTCTAAACGCCTCTTTTATTTCCCCATACTAAAGCATGAAGCTGTGGAAGAACACGGACAGCATTCATTTCTTTTGTATTCATTGTTATATCGATAAGCCATTCATACTTTGCTAAAAGCTTTCGAAGCAATTCTTCATTATTGCCATTTGTAATATCATCATTTCCGACCTGCAAATAAAATGGTACTTGTGGGTAACGATTATGCACTTGTTTCGCATATTCGTAATCAGCCTCATTAAATACAACTACCTTTAAACTGAACACATTATTTTTTTCTGTTAGCCTCTCAATGATATCATCTAAAATGGCGAAGTTGGTATTCATCCCAGAGCTTGGCGGCTTAGGTGAAATCGTCAAATCATCAATTTGCCAGAACCAATCCTGCCATTTGCTTCCTTGTGTTTCCAATGCCAATTGGATCTTCTTCTTCTTAGCCAATTCAATAAAATGGATAAGATTTGTCAGAAGCGCTGGATTCCCTCCTGAAATGGTGACATGGTCAAAGCAATCTCCACCTATTTCATAAAGTCGGTCCCATATCTCCTCTGCTGTCATGAGGACGATGTCATCCTTGCCAGTGCCATCCCATGTAAAAGCAGAATCACACCATGAGCAGCGGTAATCGCACCCGGCAGTGCGGATAAACATTGTTTTTCGGCCGACAACCATTCCTTCTCCTTGTATTGTCGGTCCGAAAATTTCAAGCACCGGTATTTTGCTCATCCCATCCATTCCCTTCTTGCTTCTGCAAAACTCGTTGGTGTTTCATAAAGCTTTATATATTCTACTCTTAATTGCTGAATGTCATTGTTGTATTGCTTTAACTCAAGCTTCAATTTTTCATACATCCACACAACCATATTTTCTGCGGTTGTGTTCATGCTTGGAAGTGTTTCATTTAAGTAGCGATGGTCCAAATAAATTTCGATTTTATCCTTCCAAATGGTTTTTAAGTCACCAAAATCGATAACAAGCCCGATTTCATTCGTCAATCCGCTTACTGCTAAAATAACCTTATAAGTGTGCCCATGAAGGTTTTTGCATTTTCCTTCATAGCAATGAAGATGGTGTGCTGCATCAAAAGTAAATTCCTTTGAAATCAATACTCTTTTTTGATGGTAGTTAAGCTCTTCTTTTTTTATGTCT is part of the Niallia taxi genome and harbors:
- the corA gene encoding magnesium/cobalt transporter CorA is translated as MIQIIGITYENKLEGSSSLNNVDIGKFKWYWVDFSEPTEDEIRHLTETFHFHPLAVEDCIHRLQRPKLDYYENHAFYVTHILRIEEKEIVKEELDMFVGDAGIVTFHFSPTIEVTQVWSNLLSHQHAEKWDPYYVFYHILDKIVDNYFPLIYSLEDELDKIEDNTQNISMNDLMEELFDVRYMLLNLRHTVHPMRDLLYRMLNSHHLGGIKERREYFSDIYDHLLKLSEMVMSNREMTADMRDSYLSLNSHQTNNVMKVLTIITSIFSPLTFIAGIYGMNFKHMPELTWHYGYYISLAFMAAMGVMMILWFRRKGWFK
- a CDS encoding M50 family metallopeptidase; translated protein: MTLTSFLIYLLAAVVLLHIPILGKYVAVIQTLIHEIGHGVMAIICGGKVKKIHLFANTEGLAFTMHANWFSRFITTLSGYVFASAFSFFSIWMITIGAYGMLLFIYVGLCLTALVLWIRNLYGFIWIVCASSVFLWLSIYGSAMLKVHILQLLTCILFAESIKSAFTILYLSIKRPKRAGDATSLAEMTKIIPAFIWGLLFFCQAVFFSYLSVNHIIQ
- a CDS encoding DUF1796 family putative cysteine peptidase; protein product: MMILNLQELKGSYDLLLGIGSWCGPSLNLRRHNLRRFAFPLDWMVSNSVSDVTRLFNNKFQGFMEFSNLVQTEGSSSSLDDGVAVMPAQGGTEPVNAHFIYDTFYNITSVHDFPIVPNQDWSVHYPAYKEKLQKRISSLFEKLASSPKVLFVRWGFATQEEAEALYDAISHYRNGLPFNLLIMQPVSIQTVSDMHWSHPSICAVQVPLEEPNNDAIWDEVYSGLSVTSYWS
- a CDS encoding CBO0543 family protein, producing MQKEAWILLILWSAALIVLFRYFRKSNKRLAQMVFLCSQSIAWVYEFIQIKLHLVKFPYREFPFATDLSFSLHYMIFPTIGMLFILHYPQGTNKLRVIVHFLVFGLIIPTYSVVVERTTSLVEYLHWNWLLGFCSSLMMLVILRIVACWFQKGMVTERE
- a CDS encoding CBO0543 family protein — its product is MVVDRFILASILVISIIIAWRFIPKEKARDAFILYLVIQFITWPTGLLVVEMKWIEYPIQLLPDDNHDYKSSIYFEFFLFPLTAILFNFHYPETKKLLFQVLYYLVIAGFFTAIEFMLERYTKLVEYHQWQWYWSYSSVIFVLFLSHTYYQWFKKGLG
- a CDS encoding N-acetylmuramoyl-L-alanine amidase; translated protein: MTKIFIDPGHGGTDSGAVGNGLLEKDLTLTIAKKIQSLLQGYEDVEVRMSRTTDKTLSLTQRTNAANNWNADFLLSVHINAGGGTGYEDYRYNTLAISSRTGKIHATIHNAIMDELAAYNIVDRGTKASDLHVLRESNMDAILTESLFIDTRKDATLLKNDEFLNAVAAGHVKGLERAFNLKKKAAVSTYKIKSGDTLWDIEERLNIDHGTLEKLNPNVNATKLSIGQTIRIK
- a CDS encoding glycoside hydrolase domain-containing protein; its protein translation is MARYLGHNVGVSAGLTSGQIDLFHENDADVLLIHNGFNDATGYDNGVNEAKEVIDLANELGAPDGVAIFADIEPTYPVDAAFIEGWYDEIKAYNFEPGIYSVFDSGSDLVNTF
- a CDS encoding Parvovirus coat protein VP1-like protein, yielding MKRTKRNRGFCLPGGYRYCGPGCSGPGAPINYVDSCCKQHDDCVARFGSSCRCDKQLIECVQSKRTERTHEGSTARLISGFMKLRTDMNCPKQKRSHRRR
- a CDS encoding TroA family protein — translated: MKPSIISSFAAGLLLAASVSSVAYFVTKEDAPKAAETTATNTTATEESTEGVETTPTVEEMQNILSSSGYVVQTKEAAEKAESDWQKKVDAAEEKASESKESNGDVVYRTAIYVSNGMTSIDVGNALKDADIIKMSGFEFSKEVEKKGVEKYLKPGSYKIDSSMSTNKIISTIFQKQ
- the queE gene encoding 7-carboxy-7-deazaguanine synthase QueE; this translates as MSKIPVLEIFGPTIQGEGMVVGRKTMFIRTAGCDYRCSWCDSAFTWDGTGKDDIVLMTAEEIWDRLYEIGGDCFDHVTISGGNPALLTNLIHFIELAKKKKIQLALETQGSKWQDWFWQIDDLTISPKPPSSGMNTNFAILDDIIERLTEKNNVFSLKVVVFNEADYEYAKQVHNRYPQVPFYLQVGNDDITNGNNEELLRKLLAKYEWLIDITMNTKEMNAVRVLPQLHALVWGNKRGV
- the queD gene encoding 6-carboxytetrahydropterin synthase QueD, whose amino-acid sequence is MDTNFFGFKIVENLQKFGKDIKKEELNYHQKRVLISKEFTFDAAHHLHCYEGKCKNLHGHTYKVILAVSGLTNEIGLVIDFGDLKTIWKDKIEIYLDHRYLNETLPSMNTTAENMVVWMYEKLKLELKQYNNDIQQLRVEYIKLYETPTSFAEARREWMG